The Halomonas sp. THAF5a genome segment CCCCGAGGCGCCGAAGCCGTAGAACTCCACCCGATTGGCCATGGCCAGGGCGTTGATGGCCTGGCTCAGCGCCTCGTTGTCGAGCCGGTCGCGCACCGACAGCAGGGTGCCCACGGTGGAGTCGAAGATGCTGTGGGAAAACTCCACCACCGAGTCGCTGTCGTTCATCGAGAACTGGGCGAACTGGCTGCCGGAGGCCAGCATCTGGGCGAGCTGGAGCTTGAAGTCCTGGAAGCCGTTGCAGCCCAGGGCACGGCAGAAGCGCACCACGGTGGGCTCGCTGACCTTGGCCTCGGTGGCCAGGTCGACGATGCGCATGTGGATCACTTCCTCGGGGTTGCGCAGCACGAAGCGCGCGACCTTCTGCTCGGAGCGGCGGAAGTGCTCCATGCGACGTCTCATCTCATCGAACAGGGCACGGCTCACTCGGGGGCTCCTTGCTGGCGGGCCGCCTCACGGGAGGGCGGCATCACGATGGGTGGGTTCATGCCCACAGTATGCCCCAAGCCGAGGAGCGATGCGCACCCCGTCGCACAGGAGGGCGCGGTCACGGGCGCGACGGACAGCGTTGACGGCGCGTCGTGCATTTTCCGCCTCGGCCGTCATCATTCTGTCAAGTGGGATATAGTAAGAGTTGCAGTGTCGGGCAGCGTCATGGATGCCGGCACATTCACTGCAGAAAGGAGAGTCGATCATGCGTAATGTCGAACGGTTATCCTCCCTCAAGAGTGAACTCCTCGACATCTTCATGAGCATGGAAGTGGTCGAGCACGAACAGCGGTCGCGCAGCGCCGCCCAGCGCAACCTGCGCGCCCGCCGCGGCATCGAGCTGCACAACGAATTCAAGCGCCTCTCCCAGGAGATCGCTCCGCTTCCGGAGGAGACGCTGGCGGAAGACGAGATGCACTGACCGCCCCGGGCGGCGCCTCGTTCCCGGACGCAACGAGCCCCGCAGGGCGGGGCTCGCAGGAGACGCGACGCGCCGGCACAAGCCGGCGAGCCAGGGTCAGAGGCTGGAGACGAACACCGCGATCACGCCGATGGGCGCGATGAAGCGGGAGATCACGGTCCAGACCTTCGTGCCGGTCTCGCCGAGGCCCAGCTCCTGGCGCACGCCCTCACGATCCAGCACCCAGGCGACGAAGACGATCGCCATCAGGCCGGTCAGCGGCAGCAGGAACTTGCTGGTCACCGTGTCGAGCAGGTCGAAGACGTTCAGGCCGAAGATCAGCACGTCGCTCCAGACGTTGAACGCCAGCAGCGCGGCGATGCCCAGCGCCCAGGTCGCCGCACCGGCCACCAGGGTGGAGGCGAAACGCGACAGCGGCGTGCGCTCCTCGACGAACTCCACCACCGGCTCGAGCAGCGAGATCGCGGAGGTCAGGGCGGCGAAGGTGAGCAGAAGGAAGAACATCAGGCCGAGGATGACGCCGCCGCCCATGTTGCCGAAGGCCAGCGGCAGGGTGACGAAGATCAGGCCCGGGCCGGAGCTGAGATCCAGCCCATTGGCGAAGACGATGGGGAAGATCGCCAGGCCGGAGACCAGCGCCACCACGGTGTCGAGGATGATCACGGTCCGCGCGGTCTTGAGCAGGTTGATCTCCTCGTTGAGGTAGGAGCCATAGGCCATCATGATGCCCATGCCCAGCGACAGGGTGAAGAAGGCCTGGCCCATCGCCGCCAGGATCACGCCGCCGTCCACCTTCGAGAAGTCGGGGTTGAACATGAAGCCCAGCGCCTCGCCGAAGTAGCCGGTGGTCATGCCGTAGCCCACCAGCACCACCAGCAGCACGCCCAGCGCCGGCATCAGGCTGCGCACGGCGCCCTCCAGCCCCTTGGTCACGCCGCGGGCGACGATGCCGATCACCAGCAGCATGAACACCGAGTGCCCCGCCAGCAGCAGGCCGGGGTTCGCCAGCATGCCGCTGAACAGCCCGCCGATGCCGTCGGCGTCCTGGCCGCTGAAGGACCCGGTCACCGAGCTCAGGGTGTAGTAGAGCGACCAGCCGCCGATCACGCTGTAGAAGGAGAGGATCAGAAAGGCCCCGAGGATGCCGCTGATGCCGACGATCATCCAGCCGCGGGAGGCGCCGGCCGCCGTGGCCAGGTCGGCCATGGCGTTGGCCGGGTTCTTCTGGCCTCGACGGCCGACCAGCCATTCGGCGACCAGGATCGGCAGGCCGACCAGGCCGATGCAGAGCAGGTAGATGAGCACGAAGGCGGCGCCGCCGCTGTCGCCCACCATGTAGGGAAACTTCCAGATATTGCCCAGACCGACCGCCGAGCCGGTGGCCGCGAGAATAAAGGTCAGTCGGGAGGACCAGTGTGCGTGTTGCTTAGTGGACATAAATCACCCTGATGGTACGTGTCGTCATCGATCGATCGGATGCGATGACGGCGTTGTGGTTGTAGTCGCCACGTCCACGGCCTCCCGGATCGCAGGAGACCGCTTTCAAGGGCATTACGGATGCCTGACAGGATCGCTGCCGGTACAACTTCCGCGGCGCCTGGGGCGCGACGCGGACACCTCATGATGGATCACGTCGAGGAATCACACAGGATAGGTGCAAAACCCCACATGATCCGATGGCAAGTGACGATCGACCCGTAAAAGTATCCGATCATACGCTTGTTGACCAGTCATCCGGAGAAAAGCGTCCGCTGCGCCGAGGGGATCAGAACAGCGCCGCCTGAGAGGCGCCGGGGAAGGTCGCCAGGGGCGGCAGGGCGAGGCGCTCGGCGAGCCGCCCATGCAGGCGACGCGCGAGGTCGGGGGCCCGGCGGTTGTCCGGCGTGTGCACAAGGAGGAAAGGGGTTTTCCCCTGTTTTATCCACAGGGAGAGGCGCTCGATCCAGGGGGTGAAGGCCCGCTCGTTGATGGCGTCGTCGAAGTGACCGATGAAGCGCACCAGCGGGAAGTCGCCCGTGGAAAGCACGTGTAACGGGAGTCGCGGCTTCTCGGCCTGAGCTCGCGCCAGGCCGGGATGGGCCTCGGGGGGCGTGGCGAAGAGCGAGCGCGCATCGAGCATCACCCGATCGGCCCCGTGAGTTATCAACAACCGGTTGAGAGCCGTCTCGGCGCCCCCCTTGTGGAAGAATTCCGGGTGGCGCACCTCGACGGCGCAGGGTAGCCCCGCCGGCCAGCCCGCCAGCAGCGCCTCGAGCCGGGGCAGCGCCTCGGGGCCGACCTCCCGGGGCAGCTGCACCATGGTCGGCCCGAGCCGGTCGTGCAGGGGCGCGAGCGCCGCGAAGAAGGCCTCGAGGTCGGCCTCGATGTCCACCAGGCGCTTCTCGTGGGTCAGGCGCCCCGGCAGCTTGAAGCAGAAGCGGAAATCGGGCGGCGCCTGGCGCGCCCAGGCGGCCACCGTCGCGGGCCGCGGGGCCCCGCTGTAGAAGGTGGTGTTGCCCTCCACGGCGGAGAAGACCCGGGCGTAGTCGGCCAGCCGGTCATCATTGCCGCCGTGGGGCGGGTAGAGGCCGCCGCGCCAGTCGGGGTTGGCCCACATCGGCAGGCCCAGGTGCAGGCGCGGCGGCGACATCGTCACTCCACGGTGACGGACTTGGCGAGGTTGCGCGGCTGATCGACGTCGGTGCCCTTGAGCACCGCCACGTGATAGCTCAGCAGCTGCAGCGGCACGGTGTAGAGGATCGGCGCCAGGGCCTCATGGACGTGGGGAACGTGCAGCAGGTGAACGCCCTCCTCCTCGGCCAGCCCCACCCCCTCATCGGCGAAGACGAACAGCTCGCCCCCCCGGGCCCGCACCTCCTGGAGATTGGACTTGAGCTTGTCGAGCAGCTCGTCGTTGGGCGCCACCGAGATGACCGGCATCTCGCTGTCGACCAGTGCCAGGGGGCCGTGCTTGAGCTCGCCGGCCGGATAGGCCTCGGCGTGGATGTAGGAGATCTCCTTGAGCTTCAGTGCCCCCTCCAGGGCCACGGGGAAGTGGGCGCCGCGCCCCAGGAAGAGCGCATGGTGCTTCTCGGCGAAGGCCATGGCCAGGGCCTCGATGGCCGGGTCCAGTGCCAGTACCCGCGCCACCAGGCTCGGCAGAGCGCGCAGCGCGTCCACCAGGCTCGCCTGTTCGGAGGCCTCGAGGCCCCGGATCCGGCCCAGCGCCAGGGTCAGCAGCATCAGGCCGGTCAGCTGGGTGGTGAAGGCCTTGGTGGAGGCCACGCCGATCTCGGGCCCGGCCTGGGTCATCAGGGTCAGGTCCGACTCGCGCACCAGGGAGCTGCCCGGCACGTTGCAGATCGCCAGGCTGGCCAGGTAGCCGCGATCCTTGGCGAAGCGCAGCGCCGCCAGGGTGTCGGCGGTCTCGCCGGACTGGGAGAGCGTCACGAACAGCGTGCCCTCGGGTACCACCACCTGGCGATAGCGGTACTCCGAGGCGACCTCCACCTGCACCGGCACCCCGGTATAGCGCTCCAGCCAGTAGCGGGCCACCATGCCGGCGTGATAACTGGTGCCACAGGCCACGATGTGGATCTGCCGGACCCGGCCGAAGAGCGCCTCGGCCTCGGGGCCGAAGCTCTCGACCAGCGCCGAGCGCTCGCCCAGGCGCCCCTCCAGGGCGGCGGCGATCACCGCCGGCTGCTCATGGATCTCCTTGAGCATGAAGTGGCGGTAGTCGCCCTTGCTGGCCGCGCCGTCGCCGTGCTCGAAGGTCTGCACCTCGCGCTCGACCACGTACCCGTCGGCATCGACCACCTCGATCACCCCGCCCCGGGAGAGGCGCACCGCGTCGCCCTCCTGGAGGTAGAGAAAGCGGTCGGTGACCTGCAGCAGCGCCAGCGGGTCGGAGGCGAGGAAGGCCTCGTCGATGCCCACGCCCACCACCAGCGGGCTGCCCTTGCGCGCCCCGATGACCACATCGGGCTCGTCGGTATGGATTACGCCCAGGGCGTAGGCCCCGTCGAGAAGGGCCAGCACCCCCTGCACCGCGCCGAGCAGGTCGCCCTCACGGCGGGTCTCGCGCTCCAGCAGGTGGGCGATGACCTCGGTATCGGTCTCGGAGGTGAAGACGTAGCCCTCCGCCTCGAGCTCCCGGCGCAGGGCCTCGTGGTTCTCGATGATGCCGTTGTGCACCACGGCCAGGCGCTCGCCGGACTGGTGGGGATGGGCGTTGGCCTCGCTGGGGCGGCCGTGGGTGGCCCAGCGGGTATGGGCGATGCCACTGCGTCCCGGCAGCGGCTGGGCGGCGAGGCGCTCCTCCAGGGCGGCCACCTTGCCCAGCGCGCGCTGGCGCTGCAGGCGGCCCTCGGGCGAGCGCACCGTCATCCCGGCCGAGTCATAGCCGCGGTACTCCAGGCGCTTCAGCCCCTCCAGCAGGATGCCCTGGACGTTGCGTTCGGCAACGGCGCTGACGATTCCACACATGGTTCTCTCCTCAGGATTCCTGACGCTTGGTCGGCCGCGGCCAGTCCGGCTTGCTGATCTGTCGTCCCCGCGTGACCGCCAGGGCATGCTCGGGCACGTCCTTGGCGATGGTCGAGCCGGCGCCCACGGTGGCGCCGCGACCGACGCTTACCGGCGCCACCAGGGCGGTGTTGGAGCCGATGAAGGCGCCGTCGTCGATGTCGGTATGGTGCTTGTTGGCGCCGTCGTAGTTGCAGGTGATGGTGCCGGCGCCGACGTTGACGTCGCGCCCCAGCCGGGCGTCGCCGACGTAGCTCAGGTGGTTGATCTTGCTGCCCTCGCCCACCTCGGCGTTCTTGGTCTCGACGAAGTTGCCGACCCGGGCGCCGACCGCTAGGCGCGAGCCGGGCCGCAGCCGGGCGAAGGGCCCGACGCGGTTGTGACCGGCCACCACGGCGCCCTCGAGGACGCTGTGGGCCTCGATCACCGACTCGGCGCCGATGTGGCTGTCGCGGATCACGCAGTGGGGGCCGATGCGCACCCCCTCGCCGAGCTCGACGTCCCCCTCGAAGACGCAGCCCACGTCGATCTCGACGTCGTGGCCGCAGGTCAGGCGCCCGCGCACGTCGAGCCGCGCCGGGTCGGCGAGCGCCACGCCCTGCTCCATCAGCCGCTCGGCGATGTCGTGCTGGAGGGCGCGCTCGAGGCGGGCCATCTGGGCGCGGTTGTTGACGCCCTCGACCTCCTGGGGACGCGCCGGCTGGGCGGTGGCGATGCGCACGCCCTCGGCGGCGGCCATGGCGATGACGTCGGTGAGGTAGTACTCGCCCTGGGCGTTGTCGGCGGAGAGGCTCGGCAGCCAGCGGCGCAGCTGGCTCGCCGTCATGGCCATGATGCCGGTGTTGCACTCGCGCACGGCCCGCTCGGCCTCGGAGGCATCCTTGTGCTCGACGATGGCCACCACCTCGCCGGCCTCGTTGCGCAGGATGCGCCCGTAGCCGGTCGGGTCCTCCAGGGTGACGGTGAGCAGGCCCAGGTGCTGCTCGTCGACATGCGCCAGCAGTTCCACCAGGGTCTCGCGGCGGATCAGCGGCACGTCGCCGTAGAGCACCAGCACCTTGCCCTCGCCGAGGCCCTCCAGGGCCTGGGCCACGGCATGGCCGGTGCCCTTCTGCTCGGCCTGCAGGGCGAAGCGCAGGCGGCCCTCGGTCGGGACCTCGGCCAGGGCCTCGCGCACGTGCTCGGCGCCGTGACCGACCACCACATGGGTGCGCTCGGCCGCGAGGCCCTCGGCGGTATCGATCACGTGCCGCACCATCGGCTTGCCGGCCAGGCGGTGCAGCACCTTGGGCAGGGAGGAGCGCATCCGGGTCCCCTGCCCGGCTGCCAGTATCACCACGTCGAGCGTCATCATGACTCCTTGTCCGGGTCCATCTGTTGGGTTCTATTCTAGGGGGCGGGCGGGTGCCTCCGCCATGTCACTCGCGGGGCCGTCGACCACCGTCACGCCCAGGTCGTCCATCGCCTCGCGGCCGAAGCGTTCCGCGAAGGCCGGGCTCGCCAGGCTGGTCCACCCCTCGCCCTCGCGCACCAGCATCAGCACGGCGAGTCCTCGCTCCCGAGCCAGCGCCATGCCATCGTCCTCGCCCAGCACCAGCAGCGCGGTGGCCCAGGCATCGGCCCAGGCATCGGAGGGGTGCACCACCGTCGCCGAGGCCAGGCGATGCGTGATGGGGCGGCCGGTGCGCGGATCCAGGGTGTGGGAGTAGCGCTGGCCGTCCGCCTCGAAGTAGTTGCGGTAGTCGCCGGAGGTGGCCACCGCGATGCGCTCCAGGGCCAGCACGTGGCGGGCCTCGGGCTGGCCGTCCCGGGGCACCTCGATGCCGATCCGCCAGGGCGTCGACTCGGCATCGCGGTAGCCGCTCACCTTGATCTCGCCGCCCAGGTTGACCAGGTAGTGTTCGAGCCCCTGGCGATCGAGATAGGCGGCGACCCGGTCGGTGGCGTGCCCCTTGGCGACGCCGGAGAGGTCGACGAAGACGTCGCGCAGACGGCGCGCCTGGCGGGCCTCGGCCTCGACCTCAAGGCTGTCGGGGCCGACCTCGGCCAGCCGCTCGGCCAGCGCCGCGTCGTCCGGCACCTCCCGGGGGCGCGCCTCGGGGCCGAAGCTCCACAGGTTGACCAGGTCGCCGATGGTCATGTCGAAGGCCCCGCCGCTCGCCTCGGCCACCGACTGGCCGATGGCCAGCACCTCGATGAGGTGGTCGGAGAGCGGCTGCCACTCGCCCAGGGGGGCACGGTTGAAGGCCATCAGCTCGGCGTCGTCTCGCCAGGTCGACATGGCGGCATCCACCGCCTCGAGCTCGGCGAGCAGGCCCTCCTCGAGCGCCTGGGCCTCGCCCTGGGTCAGGGGGTCGGCGATGCTCACCTGGTAGAAGGTGCCGAAGATATCGCCCTCGAGGGTCACCGGGGACGCCAGGGGGCGGTCGCGCTCGGAGCAACCGGCCAGCAGCAGGCCGAGCAGCAGGGGCAGCAGCAGCGAACGAAGGTAGGTCATGTCAGGCCCCTCCGAAGAGCCAGAGCAGCGCGACACCCAGCACGAGGCGATAGACCACGAAGGGCTGCATGCCGATCCGCTGGATGAAGACCAGGAAGAAGTGGATGCACAGGTAGGCGCTGATCCCCGAGAGCAACGCCCCCAGGATCAGCGCGCCCCAGTCCACCGGCGCGGCGGCACCGGCGAGGTGGAGGATCTCCAGCCCGCCGGCGAGCACGATGACCGGGATCGAGAGCAGGAAGGAGAAGCGCGCCGACCCCTCGCGGCTCAGGCCCAGCAGCAGACCGGCGGTCATGGTGATGCCGGAGCGCGAGGTGCCGGGAATCAGCGCCAGCGCCTGGGCGCCCCCGATCCAGAGGGCGTCTCGCCAGGTCAGGCGGTACTCGCTGCGGCCGCCGCGACGCCGCCAGTCGGCCCAGGCCAGCAGCAGCCCGAAGCCGATCAGCCCCCCGGCGATGACCAGCGGCGAGCGCATGACCTCCTGGATGACGTCCTCGAAGGCGAGCCCGGCGAGCCCCACCGGGATGGTGGCCAGGATCACCCACCAGGCCAGGCGCGCCTCGTCGTCGGTGCCGCGCCCCGCCAGGCTGCGACACCAGCTGGTGGTCATGCCGACCAGCTCGTGGCGGAAGTAGAGCACCACCGCGCTCAGGCTGCCGATGTGCAGGGCGACGTCGAAGACCAGGCCCTGGTCGTCCCAGTCGGTGAAGACCGGGACCAGGATCAGGTGGGCGGAGCTGGAGATCGGCAGGAACTCGGTCAATCCCTGAACGATGGAGAGGACGAAGATCTGTAGCCAGTCCATGGAACGGTCCGTGTAGTGGGGTAAGGGGGCTCGGGCGGTCCCGAGGATACACCCCTGGGCCCCGCCTGTCCGCCGCCGACGGCTCAGGCGGTCGACAGGATGGCGGTGGCGAAACCGAAGTAGATCACCACCCCCGAGGCGTCGATCAGGGTCGTGACCAGCGGCGCCGAGGCGGTGGCCGGATCCCAGCCCAGGCGATCGAGCACGAAGGGCAGGCACATGCCGAGCAGGCTCCCGAACAGCACGATGGTAATCATGCTCACCGCCACCACCAGGGCCACCGCCTCCCCGGCGCGGAACATCCCGATCGGCGCCACCGCCAGGGCCATGGTCAGCCCCAGGGCGCCCGCCACCAGCAGCTCGCGGCCAAGCAGCCTGCCCCAGTCCTTGATGCCCACGTCGCCGGTGGCCATGCCGCGTACCGTCAGCGTGGCCGCCTGGGCGCCGGCGTTGCCGCCGCTGCCGATCAGCAGCGGCAGGAAGAACACCAGCGCCACCTGGGCGGCGATGGTCTCCTCGAAGTAGGCGATGCCCGCCCCGGAGAAGAGGTTGCCGAACACCAGCAACACCAGCCAGAACACCCGCTTGCGGTACAGGCTCCACAGCGGCACCCGGCGCACGCCGCCCTCCAGGGCGCCGATCGACATCCCCTTGTGGATATCTTCGGTGGCCTCGGATTCGACCACGTCCATGGCGTCGTCGTGGGTGACGATGCCGATCAGCCGGCGCTCGGCGTCGACCACCGGCAACGCCAGCAGGTCGTAGCGGGCGACGATGCGCGCCACCTCCTCCTGGGGCACGTCCACCCGGGTGTGGATAACTTCATGGATCATCAGGTCGTCGACCCGGGCCCCGGGCCGCGCCACCATCAGCTGGCGCAGCGACAGGGTCCCGGCGAGGCGGCCGTCGGGGTCGACGACGTAGAGCTGGTAGACGGTCTCGGCATCCGGCGCGGTCTGTCGCACCCGCATCATCGCCCGGGAGACCGTGAGGCCGGCGGGAATCGCCACGTAGTCCGAGGTCATCAGCGCGCCGGCGGTGCCCTCCGCATAGCTCGCCAGTCGCTTGAGCGCCTCGCGTTCCTGGTGCGCCATGCGCCGCAGCAGGGCCTCGCGACGATCGTCGCCCAGGGTCTTGTAGAGGTCGGCCCGCTCGTCGGCCCCCATTTGCTCGAGGATCGCCAGCAGGGCCTCGTCGTCCAGCGCCTCGGTGATCGCCCGCTGCTCGTCGCCGGAGAGGTGCCCGATCACGCTGGCGCGGCGCTCCAGCGGCAGCCGCGAGAAGAGCGCCAGGGCCCGGGGCAGGTCCTGGTCGTCCTCGACGAGGGTCTCGAGGATCTCGGCGAGATCGGCGGAGCGCAGCTCCGGCAGCAGGCTCGGCAGGCGCGCCTCCTCCCCCTCCAGGGCGGCGAGCAGCGTCGCCTTGTGCGTCTGCAGGGATTCGCTCAGTGACATCCAGGCCTCCCGACGGCGAGGCCGGCCCGGAGCCGGCCGGAAGAAAAGGGTGGCGCCTCGTGGTCGCTCCCCGAGGGCCCCAAACGACGACGCCCCCCGGACAGGATCCGGAGGGCGTCAGGTCGAGACACGAGCCGGGCGTTAGCCGCGGCCGGCCTTGCGACGCACCTGCTGAATGGTCCGCAGCTGCGCCACGGCCTCGGCGAGTTCCGCGGTGGCGCGACTGTAGTCGAGCTCCGCGGACTTGTCGCTCATGGCCTTCAGCGCCTGCTGGCGAGCCTCTTCGGCGGCCGCCTCGTCGAGGTCGTCGGCGCGCACGGCGGTATCCGCCAGCACCGTGACCACGTCGGGCTGCACCTCGAGGAAGCCGCCCGTGACGTAGTAGTGATCTTCCTCACCCCCGCCATGGACGATCCGTACCGGGCCCGGCGCCAGCTCGGTGAGCAGCGGCGTGTGCCCGGCCAGGATCCCCAGATCCCCCATGGCACCGGCCGCCACGACCTGCTCGGCGGACCCGGAGTAGATCGACGCCTCGGCGCTGACGATCTCGCACTTGAAGCTTTTCGTCATGATGACGTCTCCCAGGTGGAGGGATTACTTCATCTGGTTGGCTTTCTCGACGGCCTCGTCGATGGTGCCGACCATGTAGAAGGCCTGCTCGGGCAGCTCGTCATACTCGCCGTCGAGGATACCCTGGAAGCCGCGGATGGTGTCCTTCAGGGACACGTACTTGCCGGGCGCCCCGGTGAAGACCTCAGCCACGAAGAACGGCTGCGACAGGAAGCGCTGGATCTTACGCGCCCGGGAGACGGCCAGCTTGTCCTCGTCGGACAGCTCGTCCATGCCCAGGATGGCGATGATGTCCTTGAGCTCCTTGTAGCGCTGCAGCACGCCCTGCACGCCGCGGGCGGTGTTGTAGTGCTCGTCGCCCACGACCAGCGGATCCAGCTGGCGCGAGGTGGAGTCCAGCGGGTCGATGGCCGGGTAGATGCCCAGCTCGGCGATCGAACGCGCCAGTACCACGGTCGCATCCAGGTGCGAGAAGGTGGTCGCCGGCGACGGGTCGGTCAGGTCATCCGCGGGCACGTAGACGGCCTGCACGGAGGTGATCGAGCCGCTCTTGGTGGAGGTGATGCGCTCCTGCAGGACGCCCATCTCCTCGGCCAGAGTCGGCTGGTAGCCCACCGCGGAGGGCATGCGGCCCAGCAGTGCCGAGACCTCGGTACCCGCCAGGGTGTAGCGGTAGATGTTGTCGACGAACAGCAGCACGTCGCGGCCTTCATCGCGGAACTTCTCGGCGATGGTCAGGCCGGTCAGCGCTACGCGCAGGCGGTTGCCGGGCGGCTCGTTCATCTGACCGTAGACCAGCGACACCTTGTCGATGACGTTGGACTCGGTCATCTCATGATAGAAGTCGTTACCCTCACGGGTCCGTTCGCCCACGCCGGCAAACACGGAGTAGCCGCTGTGCTCGGTGGCGATGTTGCGGATCAGCTCCATCATGTTGACGGTCTTGCCGACGCCGGCGCCGCCGAACAGGCCGACCTTGCCGCCCTTGGCGAACGGGCACACCAGGTCGATGACCTTGATGCCGGTCTCCAGCAGCTCGCTGGAGGCCGCCTGATCGGCATAGCCCGGGGCCTTGCGGTGGATCGGCATGCGCTCGGCATCGCCGATGTCGCCGGCCTCGTCGATGGGCTCGCCCAGCACGTTCATGATGCGGCCCAGGGTCTCCTTGCCGACCGGCACGGAGATCGGGGCACCGGTACCGGTGACCTCGAGGCCACGCTTGAGGCCTTCGGTGGTGCCCATGGCGATGGTGCGCACCACGCCGTCACCCAGCTGCTGCTGGGTCTCGAGAACGGTCCCGGTGTCCGAGACATTCAGCGCGTCGTAGACCTTGGGCACATCGTCCCGCGGAAACTCTACGTCAATCACCGCGCCGATGATTTGTACGATACGTCCGCTCATCTTGGTTCCTCTCAAATACCTGCAAATGAAACCTGCTTGCCGGGAGGGGCCTGCCCTCCCCGACGCTAAACGGCGGCGGCGCCACCGACGATCTCGGAGATTTCCTGGGTAATGGCCGCCTGACGGGCCTTGTTGTACACCAGCTCCAGGTCGTCGATCAGATTGCCGGCGTTGTCGGTGGCGCTCTTCATGGCGATCATCCGAGCGGCCTGCTCGCACGCCACGTTCTCGACCACCGCCTGATAGACCTGCGCCTCGACGAAGCGCACGAGCAGGCTATCCAGCAGCGCCTTGGCATCCGGCTCATACAGGTAGTCCCAGCTACCGGGACGCTTGTTTTCTTCGGTGGACGCTTGCGTCCCCATCTCGGCCGACAGGGGCAACAGCTGACGAACCACCGGCTTCTGGGTCATGGTGTTGACGAACTCGTTGAACACCACGTAGAGGCGGTCCAGCTTGCCCTCGTCGTAGGCATCCAGCATGACCTTCACGCTGCCGATCAGGTCCTCCGGATCCGGGGCCTCGCCCAGGCCGCTCTTGGCCGCGACCAGGCTGCCGCCGAACTTGCGGAAGAAACCGGTGGCCTTGCTGCCCAGGGCACAGAAGTCGAGCTCCGCGCCCTGCTCACGCTGGGCCTTGGCATCCTTCACCACGGACTTGAACAGGTTGACGTTGAGGCCACCGCACAGCCCGCGGTCGGAGGAGACCACGATGTAGCCGACCCGCTTGACCTCGCGCTCTTCCATCCACGGATGCTTGTATTCCGGGTTGGCATCGGCGACGTGGCCCACGACGTTGCGGATCTGCTTGGCATAGGGCTGGCTGGCCTTCATCCGGTCCTGTGCCTTGCGCATCTTCGACGCAGCCACCATTTCCATGGCGCTGGTGATCTTCTGCGTGTTCTTGATGCTCCCGATCTGGGTGCGAATCTCTTTTGCAGCTGCCATAGCGATCTACCTTATCGTTCGTGGCCCTCAGAAAGCTCCAGGGCCCGCCCCGGAGGAGCGGGCCGTCGGCATTACCAGCTCTGAGTGGCCTTGAACTTCTCGAGGCCGGCCTTGAGGCCTGCCTTGATCTCGTCGCTGTAGTCGCCGGTCTGGTTGATCGTCTCGAGCAGA includes the following:
- a CDS encoding undecaprenyl-diphosphate phosphatase; amino-acid sequence: MDWLQIFVLSIVQGLTEFLPISSSAHLILVPVFTDWDDQGLVFDVALHIGSLSAVVLYFRHELVGMTTSWCRSLAGRGTDDEARLAWWVILATIPVGLAGLAFEDVIQEVMRSPLVIAGGLIGFGLLLAWADWRRRGGRSEYRLTWRDALWIGGAQALALIPGTSRSGITMTAGLLLGLSREGSARFSFLLSIPVIVLAGGLEILHLAGAAAPVDWGALILGALLSGISAYLCIHFFLVFIQRIGMQPFVVYRLVLGVALLWLFGGA
- the mgtE gene encoding magnesium transporter, producing MSLSESLQTHKATLLAALEGEEARLPSLLPELRSADLAEILETLVEDDQDLPRALALFSRLPLERRASVIGHLSGDEQRAITEALDDEALLAILEQMGADERADLYKTLGDDRREALLRRMAHQEREALKRLASYAEGTAGALMTSDYVAIPAGLTVSRAMMRVRQTAPDAETVYQLYVVDPDGRLAGTLSLRQLMVARPGARVDDLMIHEVIHTRVDVPQEEVARIVARYDLLALPVVDAERRLIGIVTHDDAMDVVESEATEDIHKGMSIGALEGGVRRVPLWSLYRKRVFWLVLLVFGNLFSGAGIAYFEETIAAQVALVFFLPLLIGSGGNAGAQAATLTVRGMATGDVGIKDWGRLLGRELLVAGALGLTMALAVAPIGMFRAGEAVALVVAVSMITIVLFGSLLGMCLPFVLDRLGWDPATASAPLVTTLIDASGVVIYFGFATAILSTA
- a CDS encoding F0F1 ATP synthase subunit epsilon: MTKSFKCEIVSAEASIYSGSAEQVVAAGAMGDLGILAGHTPLLTELAPGPVRIVHGGGEEDHYYVTGGFLEVQPDVVTVLADTAVRADDLDEAAAEEARQQALKAMSDKSAELDYSRATAELAEAVAQLRTIQQVRRKAGRG
- the atpD gene encoding F0F1 ATP synthase subunit beta; its protein translation is MSGRIVQIIGAVIDVEFPRDDVPKVYDALNVSDTGTVLETQQQLGDGVVRTIAMGTTEGLKRGLEVTGTGAPISVPVGKETLGRIMNVLGEPIDEAGDIGDAERMPIHRKAPGYADQAASSELLETGIKVIDLVCPFAKGGKVGLFGGAGVGKTVNMMELIRNIATEHSGYSVFAGVGERTREGNDFYHEMTESNVIDKVSLVYGQMNEPPGNRLRVALTGLTIAEKFRDEGRDVLLFVDNIYRYTLAGTEVSALLGRMPSAVGYQPTLAEEMGVLQERITSTKSGSITSVQAVYVPADDLTDPSPATTFSHLDATVVLARSIAELGIYPAIDPLDSTSRQLDPLVVGDEHYNTARGVQGVLQRYKELKDIIAILGMDELSDEDKLAVSRARKIQRFLSQPFFVAEVFTGAPGKYVSLKDTIRGFQGILDGEYDELPEQAFYMVGTIDEAVEKANQMK
- the atpG gene encoding F0F1 ATP synthase subunit gamma translates to MAAAKEIRTQIGSIKNTQKITSAMEMVAASKMRKAQDRMKASQPYAKQIRNVVGHVADANPEYKHPWMEEREVKRVGYIVVSSDRGLCGGLNVNLFKSVVKDAKAQREQGAELDFCALGSKATGFFRKFGGSLVAAKSGLGEAPDPEDLIGSVKVMLDAYDEGKLDRLYVVFNEFVNTMTQKPVVRQLLPLSAEMGTQASTEENKRPGSWDYLYEPDAKALLDSLLVRFVEAQVYQAVVENVACEQAARMIAMKSATDNAGNLIDDLELVYNKARQAAITQEISEIVGGAAAV